The Acidobacteriota bacterium DNA window ACCGCGGTCACCGAGGTCGTGGTCGCTGGTAGGATCGGGTTGGACATTACCAGGGCGCCGATTGGGCGTTAGTTATTCAGGGGCGCGGGGTCATACCCGTGCCTTTGTCACACTCAGCAGGAGTTGACACAGCACAATGAACATATTTGTCGGGAATTTCTCGCTTGACACGAATGAGGACGACCTTCGGAAGGCTTTTGAACCGCACGGGGAAGTGGGCTCGGTGGAGATCATCAGGCAGAAAACCACCGGTGAATCCAGGGGATTCGCGTTCGTCGAGATGCGCTCTCGGGACGAGGCCCAAGCCGCCATCAGCGCCCTCGACGGTGCTGAATTCATGGGCCGGTCTCTCAACGTCAATGAGGCACGACCCCGCGTACAGGAGTATCGCAACGATCGGTCGCGGTACGGATCGAAACGGCCTGATTCGAGACGGCGGACGGGCAAGAAGGGCAGCAGAAAACATCGTGGCGGCCGGGGCGGTCACGGTTATGGGGGCCGGCGGTGATACAATCACCTTAGCCTGCCGTCTGCGGTTTCCACCGAATTCCCGGCCGAGTGTGTGTTACGGAATCTGAAAACGTAAACGTCGTAGGGAGGATTGGGTGAACAAGGCAAAAGCTGGCGACACGGTCAAGGTTCATTACACCGGCAAACTGGAGGATGG harbors:
- a CDS encoding RNA-binding protein produces the protein MNIFVGNFSLDTNEDDLRKAFEPHGEVGSVEIIRQKTTGESRGFAFVEMRSRDEAQAAISALDGAEFMGRSLNVNEARPRVQEYRNDRSRYGSKRPDSRRRTGKKGSRKHRGGRGGHGYGGRR